CGGTACGCCACGCTGCGCGACTGGACTGCGCCCCATTACGAAAAGCTTCTTGCCGACAACTCGGAGATGCTTTCCCTTTACGCTTCTGCTTACGAACGGACCGGCGAGAAATATTTCGCCGCTGTGGCAGGGAAGATACTCAGGTTCCTGTTCGCTCGCCTGCGCGATACCGGGACAGGCGCTTTCTATTCGAGCCAGGACGCGGACGAGGAATATTACCTGCGGGACGCGGAAGGTCGATCGGGATTGCCCGTTCCCTCGGTGGACCGGACCGTAATATCCGAATATAACGGAAGGGCGGTGTCGGGCCTCGTTTCGGCTCACAGGGCTTTCGGCAGCGCACACGGAATCAAGGTGGAGGAGGAGATGACGCTCCTGTCCATCGCGGGGAAATTGGGGAATTTCCTGCGCAACCGTCTATGGAGCGCCGAAGAAGGACAGATCAGGTTCCGGGATGACGGCGCCGTCGAATCCGGACTCCTTGCGGATAACGTTGCGGTAGCTGAAGCGTACCTGGATCTCTTCGATGCGGGGGCCGACGATAAATTCCTTGGCTGGTCGGGGGAGATCCTCGAGGGGGCGGTGCGGCGGCTCTTCTCGCCCGGCGCTTTCGGGTTCCTCGACCGGCGGCCACGGGAAGGGGATTCCGCCGCCCTCCAGGTGCAACTGGTCCCGTTCTCCCTGAACGCCAGGATGGCATGCGCATTGATGCGGTATTCACGCGTTGCCGGGAGGACCGACCTGTTCGCCGTCGCCGGGATGACTCTCAAAGGGCTGTCGGCGGAGTTCGGCCCCCGGGCGGCATTCGGCGCCCCTTACGGGAGCGCTCTCCTGCAGCACCGGATAAGCGGGAGCAAAAGCGCCTGCCTTCCGGGGGACCCCTCCTGCACGGCCGGCGGAGAAGACGCGGACGCGCCTTCTACCGGCTTTCGAGCAGGGTAACGACGCTCGCCATCGTATTGTAGGAATAGGGTTTGGTAAGGATCGCGCTTGCGCCCATCTCCTTGAGATGGTCGACGTCCTCGCTGCCGCTGAATCCGGTCGAAATGATGATTCTTGCGTCCGGGTCGATCCTTCGGATCTCTTCGAACGCTCTCCTTCCGTCCATCACGGGCATGATCAGGTCAAGGATCACCATCGAAATCTTCTCCCGGTTGCTCAGGTAGGCTTCGACCCCTTCACGGCCGTTGCCTGCGGTGATGACCTCGTACCCCAGCGTATTGAGCATCGCATTCCCCACGTCGCGGACGAACTCCTCGTCGTCCACGAGCAGCACCGTCCCTCCCAGGCCGTCGGCGCGGGCGGCGATCTGCGGCAGGCATTCCTGCTCGGCCGTCACGGGCCGTGTCGAGTCCGCGGCGGGGAAGAGGAGTTCAACGGAAGTTCCCTTCCCGAGTACGCTCTTCACTGTGATGAAGCCGCCGTGGTTCTTGACTATGCCGTATACCAGCGACATTCCCAGCCCGGTTCCCTTTTCCCGCTCCTTCGTGGTGAAAAAGGGATCGAAGATCCGCTGTTGCGTCTCTTCGTCCATCCCTTCACCCTCGTCGGCCACGGTCAATTCGGCATAGCCGCCGGCGGGGATGCAGTATAGTTTTTCCCGCCGCTCGCCGGCGAGCGATACGCCTCGCGTCGATATCGTGAGCGTTCCTCCATCGGGCATGGCGTCCCGCGCGTTGATGCACAGGTTCATCAGGCATTGATGAAGCTGCGTTCCGTCCCCGCGAACCAGGGGTAGCTCCGCGGCCTTGTCGATCCGGATCGCGATGCTCCGGATGAACGTCTGCGCTATCATGCCGGCGATTTCGTCGACGATCCGGTTCATGTTCTGCTGGTGGAATTCATGCGTTCCCTTGCGCGCGAACCCGAGGAGCTGCCGTGTCAACTGCGTCCCCCGCTCGGCCGCGCGTTCGATGCTCTCGAGCGCCCTTGCCACGCTTTCGTCCGGGATGGGGCGGTCTTTCATGAGCGAGGCGTATCCCAGG
This genomic window from Deltaproteobacteria bacterium contains:
- a CDS encoding thioredoxin domain-containing protein, whose protein sequence is MAEHEAVRWREWDAGTFAEAEAEGKLVFLDISAKWCHWCHVLDRTSLSDPRVVRLLNDSFVPVRVDTDRRPDINDRYNQGGWPTTAVLLPNGQLLTGATYLPPDSLFEVLGKCAEFYRHDRARIERYMQESAGKPAPAGVGENTESPPSEGPHPEDLALVKHSVLAHYDPQYPGFFREPKFLVPEILAFLRDSWTAEENGEMGETFLKVLRTMGSGAVFDPVEGGFFRYATLRDWTAPHYEKLLADNSEMLSLYASAYERTGEKYFAAVAGKILRFLFARLRDTGTGAFYSSQDADEEYYLRDAEGRSGLPVPSVDRTVISEYNGRAVSGLVSAHRAFGSAHGIKVEEEMTLLSIAGKLGNFLRNRLWSAEEGQIRFRDDGAVESGLLADNVAVAEAYLDLFDAGADDKFLGWSGEILEGAVRRLFSPGAFGFLDRRPREGDSAALQVQLVPFSLNARMACALMRYSRVAGRTDLFAVAGMTLKGLSAEFGPRAAFGAPYGSALLQHRISGSKSACLPGDPSCTAGGEDADAPSTGFRAG